The following are from one region of the Desulfurobacteriaceae bacterium genome:
- a CDS encoding CoA ester lyase, protein MLFELGEKVLAGEKNIQDLKNYPEELKERKPFEKPFRRSALIVSGDRVKHLAKIFKRDADVIIFNVEDGVADKNKRFARTFLRKFLINSPFDGSKEIVIRINPWNSEFFFEDIVELLPVIPHAIRLSKVETKEDVVALSKLIESFELSRGLRNGTIKIQLSIETGKALENLKEILESSSRINAVYLGILDMFADLNLPQELLKRESGIARYIKEKFVVVSRTFGVSPIAPAYQDYEDLEGFEKEATFEKELGFAGKMCISVRQVEIANRVFSPSKREIEEAKEIVKLYEEALKEGKGGITYKGKFIDQPIYKDALNKLKYLES, encoded by the coding sequence TGAAAAACCATTTAGAAGATCTGCACTAATAGTTTCTGGAGATAGAGTAAAGCACCTTGCAAAAATATTTAAAAGGGATGCAGACGTTATAATTTTCAACGTTGAAGATGGAGTTGCTGATAAAAACAAACGCTTTGCAAGAACTTTTTTAAGAAAGTTTTTAATAAACTCCCCATTTGACGGTTCAAAGGAAATAGTTATAAGAATAAATCCTTGGAATTCAGAGTTTTTCTTTGAAGATATAGTAGAACTTCTACCAGTAATTCCTCACGCTATAAGGCTTAGCAAAGTAGAAACAAAAGAAGATGTGGTAGCACTTTCAAAACTTATAGAGTCCTTTGAGCTTTCAAGAGGTTTAAGAAATGGAACAATAAAGATTCAGCTTTCCATAGAAACAGGAAAAGCTTTAGAAAACCTAAAGGAGATTTTAGAAAGCTCCTCTCGGATTAACGCTGTTTACCTTGGAATTCTTGATATGTTCGCAGATTTAAATCTTCCTCAGGAACTTTTAAAAAGAGAAAGTGGCATCGCAAGATACATAAAGGAAAAATTTGTAGTAGTTTCAAGAACTTTTGGAGTTTCACCAATAGCCCCTGCCTACCAGGATTATGAAGATTTAGAAGGATTTGAAAAAGAGGCAACTTTTGAAAAAGAACTTGGATTTGCCGGTAAAATGTGCATTTCCGTAAGACAGGTGGAGATTGCCAATAGGGTCTTTTCCCCATCTAAAAGAGAAATAGAAGAAGCAAAAGAAATAGTAAAACTCTACGAAGAAGCTCTAAAAGAAGGAAAAGGAGGAATTACTTACAAAGGTAAGTTTATTGACCAACCTATATACAAAGACGCTCTAAACAAACTTAAGTACTTGGAAAGTTAA
- a CDS encoding site-specific DNA-methyltransferase has translation MTYSTNDLIKELKKKLKEIFRFESEDLNFGIYRIMNYKRKEIERFIEEELIDSIKKQLAILNENEVENLEKTIYDHLISFFSRYYENGDFISKRRYGKKEKYCVPYNGEEIFLYWVNRDSYYIKTTEYFRRYTFKVKDITVNFRVVEAEEEKGNVKAQEKKFFVLNEKIFDFYDEKKELNVYFEYRSLTEEEKKKYGNQKVQEKINKETIKTLEDKIPQNSLATLIFEKSEKGEKTLIEKHLYRYTRRNTTDYFIHKNLKEFLERELDFYIKNEFLQLDDLQVLEQNDYFDKLKLYLTGVRVFRNIALKIVEFLAQIENFQKKIWEKKKFVIETNYVITLDKIKEYAGEKFLESILDEILSNKKQVNEWKELFEIEVKDKKDLIEKSTPENKEWKKLPVDTRYFNDDFKWKLLSALSEKNDLDNILDGILIKSENWQALNLLLNKYSEKIQTIYIDPPFNKEKEADYLYKVGYKDATWITMLENRIRLGRELLNDRGSIFVRCDYNGNMYVRLLLNEIFGKENFRNEIVVRRGSPKAGLFQQFNNLKSIGVMYDNLYWYSKNQEKVYGNFITPLSEKRQGYWTSFKKIYDRPTMRYEILGINLTKGQWMWSKERAYRAVENYKKYLEVAKKTGETLEEYWNRTGRKLEFVRRHGNSIQYWVPPKEETLLDNNWLDIPGYSSTTTFRTENSEILLKRVIESTSNENDLVLDFFLGSGTTTAVAHKLKRKWIGIEMGEHFWTVILPRTKKVLFYDKSGISKEKDVKEKYNEKTAGGFFKYHTLEQYEDALENVEFEKSQETLYELSDYFVKYMLEWETKNSKTFLNIDELGNPFNYKMKIIENYQEKVVNVDIVETFNYLLGLHIKGYKVLKDNERKYIFVFGEKEGKRIVIVWRNIKNIDFESDREIIEKQIGDFSPDEIYINGDATVKGFKPIEPLFKSLIFERVW, from the coding sequence ATGACATATTCAACCAATGATTTAATAAAGGAACTTAAGAAAAAATTAAAGGAAATTTTTCGGTTTGAAAGTGAAGATTTGAACTTTGGAATATATAGAATAATGAACTATAAGCGGAAAGAAATTGAAAGGTTCATTGAAGAAGAGTTAATAGACAGTATAAAAAAACAGCTAGCAATATTAAACGAAAATGAAGTTGAGAACTTAGAAAAAACCATTTATGATCATTTAATCAGCTTCTTTTCCCGCTATTATGAAAACGGAGACTTTATAAGTAAAAGAAGATATGGAAAAAAAGAAAAATACTGCGTTCCTTATAACGGAGAAGAAATCTTCCTCTATTGGGTAAATAGAGATAGTTACTACATAAAGACTACAGAATATTTCAGAAGATACACTTTCAAAGTTAAAGATATAACGGTTAACTTTAGAGTTGTAGAAGCAGAGGAAGAAAAGGGAAACGTTAAAGCACAAGAAAAGAAGTTTTTTGTTTTAAATGAAAAGATTTTTGACTTTTATGATGAAAAGAAAGAATTAAACGTTTACTTTGAGTATAGATCTTTAACAGAAGAAGAGAAAAAAAAGTACGGAAATCAAAAAGTTCAGGAAAAAATTAATAAGGAAACAATAAAGACTTTAGAAGATAAAATCCCACAAAATAGTTTAGCAACTTTAATTTTTGAAAAGTCCGAAAAAGGAGAAAAAACATTAATTGAAAAACACCTTTACAGATATACAAGAAGAAACACTACAGATTACTTTATTCACAAAAATTTAAAGGAATTCTTAGAGAGGGAGTTAGACTTTTACATTAAAAACGAATTCTTACAGCTAGATGATTTACAAGTTTTAGAACAAAATGATTATTTTGATAAGCTAAAACTTTACCTTACCGGTGTTAGAGTATTTAGAAATATTGCCCTAAAAATAGTTGAGTTTTTAGCACAGATTGAAAATTTCCAAAAAAAGATTTGGGAAAAGAAAAAGTTTGTTATAGAAACCAACTATGTAATTACTTTAGACAAAATTAAAGAATACGCAGGAGAAAAGTTTTTAGAGAGTATTTTAGACGAGATCTTGAGTAACAAAAAACAGGTTAACGAATGGAAAGAACTGTTTGAAATTGAAGTTAAAGACAAAAAAGATTTAATCGAGAAAAGTACACCAGAAAACAAAGAGTGGAAGAAGTTGCCAGTTGATACAAGATATTTTAATGACGATTTCAAATGGAAATTACTATCTGCTTTAAGTGAGAAAAATGATTTAGACAATATTTTAGATGGAATATTAATAAAAAGCGAAAATTGGCAAGCTTTGAATTTACTCTTAAATAAATATTCTGAGAAAATACAAACAATTTATATCGATCCGCCGTTTAACAAAGAAAAAGAAGCAGATTACCTTTACAAAGTCGGTTATAAAGATGCTACGTGGATAACGATGCTTGAAAATAGGATTAGGCTAGGAAGAGAGTTGTTAAACGATAGAGGAAGTATTTTTGTTAGATGTGATTACAACGGAAATATGTACGTTAGGTTGCTTTTAAACGAAATTTTCGGAAAAGAAAATTTTAGAAACGAGATAGTAGTCAGAAGAGGATCTCCAAAAGCAGGGCTGTTTCAGCAGTTTAATAACTTAAAATCTATCGGAGTAATGTACGATAACCTTTACTGGTATTCAAAGAATCAAGAAAAAGTTTACGGAAATTTCATAACCCCCCTATCTGAGAAAAGACAAGGATACTGGACAAGTTTTAAAAAAATTTACGATAGACCTACTATGAGGTATGAAATTTTAGGGATAAACTTAACCAAAGGACAGTGGATGTGGAGTAAAGAAAGGGCTTATCGGGCGGTAGAAAATTATAAAAAATACCTTGAAGTAGCTAAAAAAACAGGCGAAACTTTAGAAGAATATTGGAACAGAACTGGCAGGAAATTGGAGTTTGTAAGAAGACACGGTAACTCAATTCAATATTGGGTACCTCCTAAAGAGGAAACTTTACTTGACAATAACTGGCTTGATATTCCTGGATACTCTTCTACTACCACTTTCAGAACTGAAAACTCAGAAATTCTTCTAAAGCGTGTCATAGAATCCACTTCCAATGAAAACGACTTAGTTCTGGACTTTTTCTTAGGAAGTGGAACAACAACAGCAGTAGCCCACAAACTAAAAAGAAAATGGATTGGCATTGAGATGGGAGAGCATTTCTGGACAGTAATTTTGCCAAGAACGAAAAAAGTTCTGTTTTACGATAAATCAGGAATAAGCAAGGAAAAAGACGTTAAAGAAAAATACAACGAGAAAACAGCAGGAGGCTTTTTCAAATATCATACCTTAGAACAGTATGAAGATGCTTTAGAAAACGTTGAGTTTGAAAAATCTCAAGAAACACTCTATGAACTTTCAGATTACTTTGTCAAATACATGCTTGAATGGGAAACTAAGAATAGTAAGACGTTCCTCAACATTGATGAACTAGGAAATCCTTTTAACTACAAGATGAAAATCATAGAGAATTATCAAGAGAAAGTTGTCAATGTAGATATTGTGGAAACCTTTAACTACCTTCTGGGTTTACATATTAAAGGCTATAAAGTTCTCAAAGATAACGAAAGAAAGTATATATTTGTCTTTGGGGAAAAAGAAGGAAAAAGAATTGTAATTGTTTGGAGAAACATAAAAAACATCGATTTTGAAAGTGACAGAGAAATAATAGAGAAGCAAATAGGCGACTTTAGTCCTGACGAAATTTACATTAATGGAGATGCCACAGTTAAAGGTTTTAAGCCTATAGAACCTTTATTTAAATCTTTAATATTTGAAAGGGTGTGGTAG
- a CDS encoding DEAD/DEAH box helicase family protein — translation MKIEKYLVLNKYFLNLFGFNEFNHLREKLKDVKEDYNSQGRSCFVDILVNLKPEWESELLKYDEAIEEYVKRLRQNRKQPEFNLKYFQYLAVLFTEIFLDKYYNEKEKFLNELNEFLEKFNKESRSKISLFTEEDLKKLAFWMATGSGKTLIMHINYWQSLKYSRNNWDNIILITPNEGLSKQHYREFKLSGIPCKLYNGNLDNLKTKEGEVLIIDIYKLTEEKKGKGISVDISYFDGKNLVFIDEGHKGQKSEEQKWKKLRDKIGEEGFLFEYSATFGQVIGKNRNLLEEYSKAIIFDYSYKYFYADGYGKDFYVYNMKEDAYSEVQEDLLLTAGLLSFYEQLLIFSKYENELKEYNVEKPLWVFVGSKVTGKGLNSDVIRIVAFLNKITTDKDHLKDNIKKIIEGKSGLIDNGGNDIFKDKFKYLRQFPIDEIVESIYQKIFDGEGKLELYDIKNSDGEIGLKTSTAEKYFGVINVGDTNSLKKLIKEAEIEIKDDHFSQSLFSEINNNHSPINILIGSKKFVEGWNSWRVSNMGLINMGKGEGPQIIQLFGRGVRLKGKNYSLKREENPDYKLKVLQTLFIFGLNADYINAFLKTIEKEEIDYEKVLKKENWKKELYQVKAEKKFNFVRHPIKLELDETILNNVKLDLRSRISIAHGLKVESVSSTEKPIEIPDEYINILDWNAIYSEILTYKTVKSMFNLIIYKDVLKKIVLSKKYKVFMNNTSGINIRKKANKLVLEITSFEGIKKLHEIVLIVLREYISNFCRKAS, via the coding sequence ATGAAAATTGAGAAATACTTGGTTTTGAATAAATACTTTCTCAATCTTTTTGGCTTTAACGAATTCAACCATTTGAGAGAAAAATTGAAAGACGTTAAAGAAGACTATAACTCGCAAGGTAGAAGTTGTTTTGTTGATATTCTAGTTAACCTAAAGCCAGAATGGGAATCAGAACTTTTAAAGTACGATGAAGCAATAGAAGAGTATGTTAAAAGGCTAAGGCAAAACAGAAAACAACCAGAATTCAATCTTAAATACTTCCAATACTTGGCAGTTCTGTTCACAGAAATCTTTTTAGATAAATACTACAACGAGAAAGAAAAATTCTTGAATGAACTTAATGAATTTCTGGAAAAATTTAATAAAGAAAGCAGGTCAAAAATAAGTCTCTTCACTGAAGAAGACCTTAAAAAACTTGCCTTTTGGATGGCAACTGGAAGCGGAAAAACTCTCATAATGCATATAAACTACTGGCAAAGTTTAAAATATTCAAGAAATAACTGGGATAATATTATTCTAATTACTCCCAATGAAGGACTATCAAAACAACATTACAGAGAATTTAAATTAAGCGGAATACCTTGTAAACTTTACAATGGAAATCTAGATAATCTAAAAACAAAAGAAGGAGAAGTCTTAATTATTGACATTTATAAATTAACGGAAGAAAAAAAGGGAAAAGGTATTAGTGTAGATATTTCCTACTTTGACGGAAAAAACCTTGTTTTCATAGACGAAGGACATAAAGGACAAAAGTCTGAAGAACAAAAATGGAAAAAGTTAAGAGATAAAATAGGTGAAGAAGGTTTTCTATTTGAATATTCAGCAACTTTCGGACAGGTTATAGGAAAAAATAGGAACTTACTTGAGGAATACAGCAAAGCCATAATCTTTGATTACTCCTACAAATATTTCTATGCTGACGGTTATGGTAAGGATTTCTACGTTTACAACATGAAAGAAGACGCTTATTCAGAAGTACAAGAGGACTTATTACTCACGGCAGGATTATTATCCTTCTACGAACAATTATTAATTTTTAGTAAATATGAAAACGAACTAAAAGAATACAACGTAGAAAAACCTTTATGGGTCTTTGTTGGGAGTAAAGTTACTGGAAAAGGACTAAATTCTGATGTAATCAGAATAGTTGCGTTCTTAAATAAAATAACCACTGATAAAGATCACTTAAAGGATAACATTAAAAAAATAATAGAAGGGAAATCTGGACTTATAGATAATGGGGGAAATGATATTTTTAAAGACAAATTCAAATACTTAAGACAATTTCCTATAGATGAAATCGTAGAAAGTATCTATCAAAAAATTTTCGATGGAGAAGGAAAACTTGAGTTATATGACATAAAAAATAGCGACGGCGAAATAGGTCTTAAAACTTCCACAGCAGAAAAATATTTTGGAGTAATAAACGTAGGAGACACAAACTCACTAAAGAAATTAATTAAAGAAGCTGAAATTGAAATAAAAGATGATCACTTCAGTCAATCTTTGTTTTCAGAAATAAATAATAACCACTCTCCCATAAATATTCTCATTGGTTCAAAGAAGTTTGTTGAAGGCTGGAATTCTTGGCGTGTCTCAAACATGGGATTAATCAATATGGGTAAAGGAGAGGGACCTCAGATCATTCAACTATTTGGAAGAGGAGTTAGATTAAAAGGAAAAAACTATTCTCTAAAAAGAGAAGAAAACCCGGATTATAAATTAAAGGTACTTCAAACTTTATTCATCTTTGGGCTGAATGCCGATTATATAAATGCATTCTTGAAAACAATAGAGAAAGAAGAGATAGATTATGAAAAAGTCCTAAAAAAAGAAAACTGGAAGAAAGAACTATACCAAGTAAAAGCAGAAAAAAAATTTAATTTTGTAAGGCATCCTATTAAGTTAGAACTAGATGAAACCATATTAAATAACGTCAAACTGGACTTAAGGTCTAGAATTTCAATAGCACACGGCTTAAAAGTAGAATCAGTATCTTCAACTGAAAAACCGATAGAGATACCAGATGAATATATTAATATCCTTGATTGGAACGCCATTTATTCTGAAATTCTAACCTACAAAACTGTAAAGAGTATGTTTAATCTAATCATTTACAAAGATGTTTTAAAGAAAATCGTTCTGTCGAAAAAATATAAAGTTTTTATGAATAACACTTCTGGAATAAACATTAGAAAAAAAGCTAACAAATTGGTTTTAGAAATAACATCTTTTGAAGGTATAAAAAAACTCCATGAAATAGTGTTAATTGTTCTAAGAGAATACATATCTAACTTTTGTAGGAAAGCCAGCTGA
- the leuC gene encoding 3-isopropylmalate dehydratase large subunit produces MGMTITQKILAEHAGKKEVYPGELIMCKVDIALANDVTAPIAIKQVKALGAKKVWDKERIALVPDHFVPAKDIKAAEQVKMMRDFAKEFEIKHFWSEGRVGIEHALLPEQGVVVPGDVVIGADSHTCTYGALGAFATGVGSTDMAYAWLTGEVWFKVPEQMKFIYYGKRQKWVSGKDLILYVIGMIGVDGALYKTMEHTGEAIRELPMDDRFTICNMAIEAGAKNGIIEPDEITLEYVKGRAKRPYKFYKSDPDAEYSEVYEIDVSKIEPQVAFPYLPSNTRPVTEATHVTIDQVVIGSCTNGRISDLRVAAQILKGKKVNPNVRCIIIPATQDIYRQAMKEGLIDIFIEAECVVSTPTCGPCLGGHMGILAKGERAIATTNRNFVGRMGHPESEVYLASPAVAAASAVLGRIAHPDEVVGSEN; encoded by the coding sequence ATGGGAATGACAATTACTCAAAAGATTTTAGCAGAACACGCTGGAAAAAAAGAGGTTTATCCTGGTGAACTTATAATGTGTAAGGTTGATATTGCTCTTGCAAACGATGTTACTGCTCCTATTGCAATAAAGCAAGTTAAAGCTCTTGGAGCTAAGAAAGTTTGGGATAAAGAGAGAATAGCTCTTGTTCCAGATCATTTTGTTCCTGCCAAAGATATAAAGGCTGCTGAACAAGTTAAGATGATGAGAGATTTTGCAAAAGAATTTGAAATTAAACACTTTTGGTCTGAAGGTAGAGTGGGAATTGAACACGCTCTTTTACCAGAACAGGGTGTCGTTGTTCCAGGAGACGTTGTAATCGGAGCAGATTCCCATACATGTACTTATGGTGCTCTTGGAGCTTTTGCAACAGGTGTTGGTTCTACCGATATGGCTTACGCTTGGCTTACGGGAGAAGTTTGGTTTAAAGTTCCAGAACAAATGAAGTTTATTTACTATGGAAAGCGTCAAAAGTGGGTAAGTGGTAAGGATTTAATTCTTTATGTAATAGGAATGATTGGTGTTGACGGGGCACTTTACAAGACTATGGAGCATACGGGCGAAGCTATTAGAGAGCTTCCAATGGATGATAGATTTACAATCTGTAATATGGCTATTGAAGCTGGAGCTAAGAATGGAATTATTGAACCGGACGAAATAACGCTTGAATACGTTAAAGGAAGAGCAAAGAGACCTTATAAGTTCTACAAGTCTGATCCAGATGCTGAATATTCTGAAGTTTACGAAATAGATGTTTCAAAGATAGAACCACAAGTAGCGTTCCCATACCTTCCATCAAATACGAGACCTGTTACAGAAGCAACTCACGTTACAATTGATCAAGTTGTTATTGGTTCTTGTACAAACGGAAGAATTAGCGATTTGAGAGTGGCAGCTCAAATCTTAAAAGGAAAGAAGGTAAATCCGAACGTGAGATGTATAATCATTCCAGCTACCCAAGATATTTACAGACAAGCTATGAAAGAAGGTCTTATAGATATCTTCATAGAAGCTGAGTGTGTTGTATCTACCCCAACTTGTGGTCCATGTCTTGGTGGACATATGGGAATTCTTGCCAAAGGCGAAAGGGCGATTGCAACAACTAATAGGAACTTTGTTGGAAGAATGGGACATCCTGAAAGTGAAGTTTACCTTGCATCTCCTGCAGTAGCTGCTGCTTCTGCTGTTCTTGGAAGAATTGCACATCCTGATGAAGTTGTTGGTTCTGAAAACTAA
- a CDS encoding selenium metabolism-associated LysR family transcriptional regulator, protein MDLRQLEVFVKVFELKSFSKAAEKLNISQPTVSAHIQNLEDELSLKLFDRIGRKVVPTFEAKILYKHAVELIKKRDEALSELLSVNKRSKGFLKIAASNIPGDFLIPHTLPKLKHLLPEVIVRVDIFDSKKVIKLLKEVIPDYDLGVVGSKLEDQKLEYKKILDDEIVLIAPPYYKKDSLELKELSEIPLLLREEDSGTRLTVEKALEENGLNPLSLNIIAILGSNTAIKESVKKGVGFGLVSKYSVLKELECKKLKVLKVNGLSIKRSFYAVKRKDITLTPPARFLWENLEKIFNFPST, encoded by the coding sequence ATGGATTTAAGACAGCTTGAAGTTTTCGTGAAAGTTTTTGAGTTGAAGAGTTTTTCAAAGGCAGCAGAGAAATTAAACATTTCTCAACCAACGGTTAGTGCTCATATACAAAATCTTGAAGATGAACTTTCTTTAAAACTTTTTGACAGGATAGGAAGAAAAGTAGTTCCAACTTTTGAGGCCAAAATTTTATATAAACATGCAGTAGAGCTAATAAAGAAAAGAGACGAAGCATTATCAGAACTGTTATCCGTGAATAAGAGGTCTAAAGGATTTTTAAAGATTGCTGCAAGCAATATTCCAGGAGATTTTCTAATCCCTCACACACTACCAAAGCTAAAACATCTTCTACCTGAAGTTATTGTTCGTGTTGATATTTTTGACTCAAAAAAAGTTATAAAGCTTTTGAAGGAAGTAATTCCTGATTATGATTTGGGAGTTGTAGGATCAAAACTTGAGGATCAAAAACTTGAATATAAAAAAATACTGGATGATGAAATAGTGTTAATAGCTCCTCCTTACTATAAAAAGGACTCTTTAGAGCTCAAAGAACTTTCTGAAATTCCTCTTCTTCTAAGGGAAGAAGATTCGGGTACGAGATTAACCGTAGAAAAAGCGTTGGAAGAGAATGGTTTAAATCCACTATCCTTGAATATTATTGCAATTTTAGGAAGTAATACAGCTATTAAGGAGTCTGTAAAAAAGGGAGTGGGATTTGGACTTGTGTCAAAGTACTCTGTTTTAAAAGAGCTTGAGTGTAAAAAATTAAAAGTTTTGAAAGTTAATGGACTTTCAATAAAAAGAAGCTTTTACGCTGTAAAAAGAAAGGATATTACCCTTACTCCACCTGCAAGGTTTCTATGGGAAAACTTGGAAAAAATATTTAACTTTCCAAGTACTTAA
- a CDS encoding DUF309 domain-containing protein yields MDLFEIRNWFAHNLVDYLREKEEESLRKLNVLIEIVDGKSPEVVEYLREELLSEFPLLKLENGFLTLNEELLDPFTKEYLEEKSEKYKDFLKTLGDFEPVHDDIEKNIHMARKLFKSGLYFEVHELLEELWFNEFGKYREFIQALIQIAVAYYHLQNFNVKGYELLIQNAIELLKGYEGVLFSVDVDKLKKDLANATQDELVEF; encoded by the coding sequence TTGGATCTTTTTGAGATAAGAAACTGGTTTGCTCACAATCTTGTAGACTATTTAAGGGAAAAGGAAGAGGAAAGTTTAAGAAAGCTTAACGTTCTAATAGAGATTGTAGACGGAAAGAGCCCTGAAGTTGTTGAATACCTCAGAGAGGAGCTCCTTTCTGAATTTCCTTTATTAAAACTTGAAAACGGATTTCTGACTTTAAATGAAGAACTCTTAGATCCTTTTACAAAGGAGTACTTGGAAGAGAAAAGCGAAAAATATAAAGACTTCTTGAAAACTCTTGGAGATTTTGAACCTGTCCATGATGATATAGAAAAAAATATCCATATGGCGAGAAAACTCTTTAAATCAGGACTTTATTTTGAGGTTCATGAACTTCTTGAAGAGCTCTGGTTCAATGAATTTGGAAAGTACAGAGAGTTTATACAAGCCCTTATTCAGATAGCTGTTGCTTACTATCATCTTCAAAACTTTAACGTAAAGGGATATGAGCTTTTGATTCAGAACGCGATAGAGCTTTTAAAAGGTTATGAAGGAGTTCTTTTTAGTGTAGATGTTGATAAACTAAAAAAAGACCTTGCTAATGCTACACAGGACGAGCTTGTAGAGTTTTAA